The Kwoniella dendrophila CBS 6074 chromosome 1, complete sequence genome contains a region encoding:
- a CDS encoding phosphate:H+ symporter: protein MSHQFDAEKARADAVVSAGDRRRAALAEIDEAKFSWFHAKACLVAGVGFFTDAYDIFSISIAATMIGYVYHAGGKNTSNQDLGIKVAHSIGTFFGQLLFGWLADHVGRKRMYGFELMIIIIGTLGQAVAGHAAGISIYGVLIMWRFIMGMGIGGDYPLSAVITSEFAARRIRGRMMTAVFASQGWGNFASAIVSVVCIAAFKHQIENQPVTNMKAVDQVWRLIIGIGCVPAVIALYFRLTIPETPRYTMDVERNIKQASQDVDTYLTSGTYVNDPIHNNERAELPKATWSDFIHHFGQWQNGKVLFGTAWSWFALDIAFYGLGLNSTTILTTIGFGSSTALKTKQLNIWQTLHNAAVGNIILAVGGLIPGYYFTFLFIDSWGRKPIQLMGFTLLTIIFVIMGFGYDKILSTGSGKKAFVFLYCMANFFQNFGPNTTTFVVPGEAFPTRYRSTAHGISAASGKLGAIVAQVGFSRLINIGGTNKFLKHILEIFALFMLTGIFSTLLLPETKGRTLEDLSQESQDHFVHDSNVGPYHPAQKQGGSTTSEEQDRVAAEI, encoded by the exons ATGTCCCATCAATTCGACGCTGAAAAAGCTAGAGCTGATGCAGTTGTATCAGCTGGtgatagaagaagagcagctttagctgaaattgatgaagctaaattCTCTTGGTTCCATGCTAAAGCCTGTTTAGTAGCTG GTGTTGGATTCTTTACCGATGCTTATGATATTTTCTCCATCTCTATTGCTGCTACCATGATTGGTTATGTTTACCATGCCGGTGGTAAAAATACCTCAAATCAAGATCTCGGTATCAAAGTCGCTCATTCTATCGGTACTTTCTTTGGTCAATTACTTTTCGGTTGGTTAGCCGATCATGTTGGTAGAAAGAGAATGTACGGTTTCGAGTTG atgatcatcattattggtACTCTTGGTCAAGCCGTTGCCGGTCACGCTGCTGGTATTTCCATTTACGGTGTTTTGATCATGTGGAGATTTATCATGGGTATGGGTATCGGTGGTGATTATCCATTATCAGCCGTTATCACTTCTGAATTCGCTGCTAGAAGAATCAGAGGTCGAATGATGACTGCAGTATTCGCTTCTCAAGGTTGGGGTAACT TCGCCTCCGCCATCGTTTCTGTTGTCTGTATTGCCGCTTTCAAACACCAAATTGAAAACCAACCAGTTACCAACATGAAAGCTGTTGATCAAGTTTGGAGATTaattattggtattggttGTGTACCAGCAGTCATTGCTCTTTACTTTAGATTAACTATTCCTGAAACTCCTCGATACACTATGGATGTTGAAAGAAACATTAAACAAGCTTCTCAAGATGTTGACACATACCTTACGTCAGGTACATATGTCAATGATCCTATCCACAATAACGAAAGAGCcgaattacctaaagcaacATGGTCAGATTTCATTCATCACTTTGGACAATGGCAAAATGGTAAAGTTTTATTCGGTACTGCTTGGTCATGGTTTGCATTGGATATTGCATTCTACGGGTTAGGTTTAAATTCTACAACCATTTTAACTACAATTGGATTTGGttcatcaacagcattaAAAACTAAACAATTAAACATTTGGCAAACTTTACATAATGCTGCTGTTGGAAATATCATTTTAGCTGTTGGTGGTTTAATTCCAGGATACTACTTTACATTCTTATTCATTGATTCATGGGGTAGAAAACCAATTCAATTAATGGGTTTCACATTATTAACTATTATTTTCGTTATAATGGGTTTCGGTTATGATAAAATTTTATCAactggatcaggtaaaaaagctttCGTCTTTTTGTATTGTATGGCAAActtttttcaaaatttcGGTCCAAATACAACAACTTTTGTTGTACCTGGTGAAGCTTTCCCTACAAGATATAGATCTACAGCACATGGTATTTCTGCtgcatcaggtaaattaggtgcaATTGTCGCTCAAGTTGGTTTTTCAAGATTAATTAATATTGGTGGTACAAATAAATTTTTGAAACATATTTTAGAAATTTTCGCTTTATTCATGTTAACAGGtatattttcaactttattattacctgaaactAAAGGTAGAACTTTGGAAGATTTATCACAAGAATCTCAAGATCATTTCGTACATGATTCAAATGTTGGTCCATATCATCCTGCTCAAAAACAAGGTGGTTCAACAACTTCTGAAGAACAGGATAGAGTTGCTGCAGAAATTTAA